The Candidatus Paceibacterota bacterium genome contains the following window.
TGCGGAAACAGGCCGTTTTTCATTTTTTTCAGTTAGGATATTTCATTAAGTTTAATTGTGATTGCACTTATCAAAGCATTCTCTTCGCAATTCGATCAAAATAAGACAATTATCCATACATCTTTTCAATTCTGCTCCTTGCATAATGAATCCGACATTTTCCGAATTAACATTGACGACGCTCTGATCTGAATTTATATATATCCTGCGTCTGATCATCTGCATCTTGTCTTCGCCCGCGATCCTGATCCTGCGGGCCACGAACGTATCTTCTTTTCTCTCTCCTATGATAATTACGAATTGCCCGTTCACAAATTGCTCTTCGCCCGATCCGACATCCCCGATGTCCACTTTCTGGAATCCGGAAGGCATCTCGACAATAAAATAACCATCACTGACCTCAAATATCCTTCCGGAAACGCCAGTCTTCCGGATATCCACTCCCTGCTTCAAAAAGGGCTTGATGACCAGGCTTGAGGGACTTTCGTTGAATGCCTCTTCTTCTATTTTCTCGGATATGTCGGTATAAGCGAGAACGCCGCTCGAAACGAAAACAAAAGCTATGAGACCTAATGCGAAATATTTAAACGGTTTTTTATAGGAAAGATCCACCTTCGTAAGAAGATGGCCGGCGATCAGCATGAAAACAATAAAGGCGACGACCAGAAGATATGGGAAAGATTCCAGGAATGCATAGAACCCCTCGCTTCCAAAGCTCAGATATTCAAGATTATCAGTTGATTTGAGATAGAAGAAAAACAAGTTCGAAAAAAGCACGGAAAGGATCACGCTCAATGCAAAAGCGCTTTCCAAACCGAACTTTTCCGCAATAAAAATATATCTTGATCGGAGCCTCACCTTCCCTGATCTGATCTTTGACATCACGGTCTCTTCAAATTTTACCATATTATTCTCCATAATTTTGTCCTAATAGCTGTTTTTTCAAAAGTTTTTTTCCCCGGAGGATCAGAGTTCCGACTGTGTTCACCGGGATCCTCAGGATATCGCCGATCTCTTCATATGACTTGTCCTCGAAGAAAAAAAGCATAAGAACCTCCCGATATTTGAATCCGATATTCTCCAAGCTTTTTGCGATATTTTCTTTCAATATTTTCTTGTCGATCTTCGAACCCAGGTCTATCTTTTCATCCACTATTTTATATTCCACCTCATCCAAAGAAACTTTAACTTTTGAATTCTTCTTTATATGATTGATCGCTTCATTATGAGCTATCCTGTATATCCATGAAGAGAATTTCCTTTTCACATCAAAACCATAAAGATTCCTGTAAGCCTTTATAAAAACGTCCTGAAGTACATCTTCAAGTTCATCCGGGTCGTTTATGAACTTGCCCAAATAACGGGAAAGCTTGGCCTTATATCTGTTGATGATATGGCTGTATAGTTCGCTTTCACTTTCCCTTATTACAAGCACAAGCTGTTCGTCTGATAAATTTATGTCTTCCATAGTACACATATGATACCATACTGCTAATACAGTTGAAAATGCCTTTTATTCCACAATAAAATTGCCTTGTTTCCCGCATGTTGGCAAAAAAAAACGGCTACCGTCAAAGAAATTGTTTTTCTTTTTCCGTTAAACCGCATTTTAGACATTGGATCAATTCAGTATTTGAGTCACATTCAATACTGTTTTTTCCGATTTATAATATGCATATTCCCGCGGAAGACCTCCATAGTCTCCGACTATCCTGCCCCAGAACTGATTCCTGGCCACATTATAGTTCTTTGTGTCGGATATCCACGCCCTGAGAGAAGCGTCCATATTATTGATGGATTCAATGAAATTCTTCTGAGTATTTTCCGCCAGTTGCGCAGATACCAGTTGAGGAAAAGCTTCCTTCACCGAAAGCGATTGGAAAGCTATTGCCGCATCGACCGTTGCTTTCGAATTGCCTTCACGCGCAGCTTCATAATATTGCGCGCGCAATTTTGTCGCTTCCTTGAATACTCCGGATTCATGGGAAAGATAGGTGTCATATACCCTCCATACCGACTCGATCT
Protein-coding sequences here:
- a CDS encoding RNA polymerase sigma factor, with amino-acid sequence MEDINLSDEQLVLVIRESESELYSHIINRYKAKLSRYLGKFINDPDELEDVLQDVFIKAYRNLYGFDVKRKFSSWIYRIAHNEAINHIKKNSKVKVSLDEVEYKIVDEKIDLGSKIDKKILKENIAKSLENIGFKYREVLMLFFFEDKSYEEIGDILRIPVNTVGTLILRGKKLLKKQLLGQNYGE
- a CDS encoding LemA family protein codes for the protein MEPEENKKRRKGKTDGKEEEGGGHDGLWIVLIFVAYMLVIGFFHSVSTYNDLIQKEQQLKSNESAYGGSVYVAYQQIESVWRVYDTYLSHESGVFKEATKLRAQYYEAAREGNSKATVDAAIAFQSLSVKEAFPQLVSAQLAENTQKNFIESINNMDASLRAWISDTKNYNVARNQFWGRIVGDYGGLPREYAYYKSEKTVLNVTQILN